A segment of the bacterium genome:
ACTATACCAACACTTTGGCCAAGTATATATTACCACTGCCTATCCGGGGGTGGTAAAAGCATGGCACTATCACAAAAAGCAGTTCGATAATATGAGTTGTGTGAGTGGTATGGTTAAGATTGTGCTCTATGATGCACGGAAGGATTCAAAAACCTATGGTGAGGTGAATGAGTTTTTTATAGGAGAATACAACCCAATTCTTATTCATATTCCACCTTATGTATATCATGGTTTTAAATGTATTTCAGAAAAAGAGGCAATTGTAGAGAATATTCCAACTGAACTCTACAATTACGAAGATCCGGATGAGTTTAGAGTTGACCCATATAATAATGATATACCTTATGACTGGAAGAGGAGGGAGAGATAGTTGGTCAGTTGGTTAGTTAGAGGAGTAAAGATGGGATTTGAAAGTGTTGAGAGTTCACAGATACTTAAAGAGGCAGAAAATATTGGAGATGAGATACGGGATGAGGTAATAAAATGGGACTATTTTGCAAAGAATACAGTAGGAAAACAAACTAACAAACTATGAACTTATTAGTGACTGGAGGGGCAGGGTTTATTGGGAGCCATTTTGTGAAGCTGGTCCTTAAGGAGCATCAAGATATAAAAGTTACAGTCCTCGACGCTTTAACCTATTGCGGAAATCTTGATAATTTTGCACCTGATGTATGGGATAATAAGAATTTTTCCTTTTGTCACGGTAGTATTTTAGACAAAAATTTAGTTTTTGACCTTATGAAAAATCAGGATAAAGTTGTTCATTTTGCTGCTTGGACTCATATAGACAGGTCAATTGATGTTGCCGACCCTTTCATTGATACAGATTTCAAAGGGACACAAGTTTTACTTGAGGCTATAAGGAGGTATCCGGTTAAACGGTTCATCCATGTTTCCACATCTGAAGTCTATGGAACTGCTATATACACTCCAGTGGATGAAAACCATCCAATAGCGCCTCAATCTCCTTATGCAGCAGCCAAGGCGGGTGCAGATAGGCTTGTTTATTCATACTTCCAGACTTACAAACTTCCTGTAGTAATACTAAGACCTTTTAATATCTATGGACCTAACCAATATCCTGAGAAATTGATTCCGTATTTTATAACAAGGGTAATGGAGGATAAATCTTTACCTATCTACGGAGATGGTAGAAATACAAGAGATTGGACTCATGTATTTGATTGTGTAAAAGCAGTGTGGAAAACACTACAAACCCCGGGGATAGAAGGGGAAGTGATAAATATTGGGTCAGAGACGGAGGTAGATGTTATTACAATCTCTCAGACTATTCTCAATACTTTAAATAGACCAAAGGCATTAATAGAACTTATTGGCGACCGACCAGGGCATGTAAAGAGATTGATTGCCTGCTCTAAAAAAGCTAATGATATCCTTGGGTGGTATCCGGAGATTCAATTTAAAAATGGACTTAAACAAACAATAGAGTGGTATGTAGATAATAGAAAATGGTGGGAAAAGATAAAGAAGAAACCGCAGTTTAAAGAGTTTGAAAAATTGTGGTATAGTAAACTCAGGAGGAAGAAGTGAGTGTTTTGTTATCTATATTAATAACTGTTACTCCTATTCCCGAAGATTACAAACTCCAAATACGGGATGAGATTACATTAACCGTATCTGGTAACATAAATTTTGCATATTCAGATAGTGTGTCTCCTCAAGGTACTATATTTATTCGGTCGGGTGGATTAACCTCAGAAGGTGTATCACCTTTAAGTAATGCAGTAACTCTATCAAGTAGTGTAATCTTAGGTACAGTAAAAGTGCTCGACCTTACATTAGAAGAAGCAAGTAAGTTAGTAGAGGATGAGTTTAATAGATATTTCAAGAATATCCGTATTTCTATCGCAATTAAAGGATTTCACGATGTTATTTGTGTAAATGGTGCAGTTGAGAAACCAGGGGCATATCCATTTTTCCCTGGCAGGACAGCTAAAGAATATATAGGGTTAGCAGGTGGGTTTACAGAGAGAGCAGATGCTAAAAGAAGTTATGTTATTAAGAAAGGCGGAAACAAGATTCACATTGACAAGACTGAAATAGATAGGGGCGATATAATTGTGGTAAAGCGTGTATTTCTTAAGTGGTGGGAAGATTATGTCACAATTGCTTCTGCTCTCACAACTGTGACAATTGCTTGGTTTACATTATCACGATAACAAATGGAGCGTAATATAGGTATAAAGGATTATATTAGAGTGTTGATTAAATGGAGAAGGCTCGTTGTCTTAAACGTACTTATTATCACTTGCTTCGCCATAGGTATATCATTTATCATTCCCAAAAAATACACAGCTACAGCTTCGCTACTTCCACCTCTCCCGGGAACGGAGATGTTAGGAATCTCAAGAACATCAGGAATAGCGAGTGCTTTATCGGGTATAGCAGGTATTTCTGGAATTCCAGGGCTCTCAGCTACTACTTCATCAGATTTATTTGCTGCTATTCTAAAATCAAAAGCTACGGCGGATAGAGTTATTATAGATTGTAATTTAATAAAAGTTTACAAAACAAATACTATGAAAGCTACTTACGAGAGACTCACAAAAGATACAGAAATAAAAGTAACTCCTGAAGGTATAATTACTATAGCTACAACAGCAAAGACACCTAGACTTGCAAAACTTATGGCAGATTCATATATCAGAAATCTTGACAACTTAAATAAGAAATTGACGATGAGTATTGGGAAACGGAATCGGATATTTCTTGAAAGTAGATTGCAAGAAGTCAAAAGGGACCTAAAAATGGCTGAAGATTCACTCAAAAGGTTTCAAGAATTACATAAAACTATATCTATTAAGGAGGAGATAGAACCTGTGCTTGAAGCAGTAAGTGAGATTAAGGCAAAAATTATTGCTAATGAAGTTAAACTTGGTGTGCTCCAAAAGTACGCTACTGAAGACAATCCGGAGGTAATTAAAGTAAAATCAGAACTTAGTGAACTCAATAAGAGACTGCATGCTATGGAATATAGTGGAGATAGTGAGCACTTTGGAATCGGTTTTTCTATCCCATTTAGAAAAATTCCAAAAGTCGGATTACAGCTGGCAAGGCTTACCAGAGATGTGATGATTCAGGAAAAACTACTTGCCATTCTTACAGAACAATACGAACTTGCAAAAACACAAGAGGCAAAAGATACACCTACAGTTGATGTTCTTGAAAGAGCCTCTATCCCTGAACATAAAAGTTATCCAAAACGAAAAATAATAGTCGGGCTTGCTTTTATATTTAGTCTTGCTGTAGGAATTATTCTTGCCTTCTTCTTGAACTGGATAGAAACTCTTGAACCAGAGGAAAGGGCAAAGTGGAAAGAGATAAGGGCGATGGTGAGAAGGAAGTAAATAAGTAAAAGATAATACCTTTGTTAATAATTGCTTAATCACTTAATAGCTAATTCTGTGGAAAATATGCTTGAACAGAAAATAATAGAGAAGAAGGCAAAAATTGGTGTAGTTGGTCTGGGCTATGTAGGACTGCCACTTGCTTTACATTTTACAAAGAAAGGGTTCAAAGTGTTGGGATTTGACATTAAAAAAATGCGTGTTAATCTTGTAAACGAAGGCAAAAGTTACATTGAAGATGCTCCAGAGGCTGAGCTTAAAAAAGAAGTGGCATCAGGTAGATTGAGTGCCACAGGTGATTATGATAGGATTCGTGAATGTGATGCGATTCAGATATGTGTCCCTACACCTATGAATCCAAATAAAGAACCGGATATCTCTTATATAGTAGCTACTTCCAAAGAAATTCAAAAGAGGCTGCATAAGAATCAGCTTATTATATTAAAGAGTACCTCATTTCCTGAGACTACAGATAAAGTTGTCCTTCCAATACTTGAGAAGTCGGGTCTTAAAGTAGGTGAAGATTTCTATCTTGCATTTTCACCCGAGCGTATAGACCCGGGGAACAAGAAATTTACTATTGGAAATACACCTACAGTTGTTGGAGGAGTGACTCGTGAATGCACAAAGTTAGCTGTTCTACTTTACAAGAGTGTTTTAGATAATGTTATCCCAGTTTCTTCAACTCGTGTAGCTGAGATGACAAAACTACTTGAGAATACTTTTAGGAATGTAAACATAGCACTTGTGAATGAGCTTGCCCAGCTATGTGAGCGTATGGGTATAGATATATGGGAAGTAATAGATGCAGCGTCTACAAAGCCGTTTGGATTTATGCCATTTTACCCGGGACCCGGTGTCGGTGGGCACTGTATACCAATAGACCCTTACTACTTATCATGGAAAGCAAGGGAGTATGATTTTCATACAAGTTTTATAGAACTATCTGCTAAAGTGAATGAGGATATGCCGTATTATGTGGTAAACAAGGTTATTGAGGCATTGAGTCAAAAAGGGATATGCCCAGCTAAAGCAAAGGTGTTAGTTCTTGGGGTTGCATTTAAGCGTAATGTTGCAGATTTGAGGGATTCACCCGCTTTAAAGATAATGGAGATTTTGAAAAATAAGGTATCCAAACTAAGTTATAATGACCCTTATATTAAGACTATAAGTATAAATAACCATAAGTATACATCAATCCTTCTCACAAACGATATCTTAAAGGCCACGGATTGCGCCCTGATAGCAACTGACCACAGTGTCTACGATTACAAGTCGATTGTGAAGAATTCAAAGCTTGTTGTAGACACAAGAAATGCAACTAAGGGTCTAAAAGGGGGTAATATTATAAAACTTGGCTGTTAGTGAGACTAATAACACTTCTTGAATGCGTTTTTAAACTCAGTAGAAAAAAATTTCTAAATTATTCCCTATCCGAATTAAAGTATAATTTTAAACTCTGGTTCTTGTGAGGTATGAGAGACATATGAAAAAAGTTCTTATAATTGTAGGGACGCGCCCGGATGCTATAAAAATGGTCTTCCAGGCAGAAAAAGAAAGGAGATTATAGTCAGCCACTACCGAATAAGGTTTTGATACAGGCATGAATCTACATCTTAACTATCAAAAAATTGGCTTGAGGAATGTGGGCCAGGATAAAAAATTATTCTTAACTTTTCTTATTTTTCAGATTGTTGTATTTTTTGCATTTTTAGGGTTATATAGTAAAACTAACAGTTGGTTAATTATTTTTACTACATTTTTCGCTCTCCTAATATTAGGGATTACATTATTTTCTGTAGAAAAGGTCTTTTTCTTAATTTTATTTTATTCACTTGCTTTTCCTGCAATTAGATATATATTTATTGATTTTCGTTGGTTACATATTGGTTATACAAATCTTATTGGCTTACCATTGTTTTTGTTGATAATGTTTTATTGGATTATATGGATGTTAATGAATACCCATGAAATTAAATTTACCTCTATGGACTTAGCAATGATAGTATTTATGCTATCTTTTTTATTCTCATCAATTATAGGGATTATGAATGGAAATAAAATTAAATATTTTGCACAAGATTTTATACCAATATTTTATTATCTCACATATTTTATATTTTTAAACTCGGTAATTAAAGAAAAAAATACAAGAATATTTTATGAGTTTCTATTTGGTATTTCTATAATAATTGGTTTACAATTTTTATATTCGGGTTACCTTTCAAGGGGTTTGAGAGTTTGCGCTGCCCATGTTCAGATGGCTCAATTAACCATACCTTATATTGGCGCTACATTAGTATATTCAGATTCTACAAAAAGAAAAGCAATCGCAATCATTGGTCTTATTATTATTTTGCCAAGTGTTATTATTTCATACCAAAGAGCACTATGGATTACTGTCGGATTTTCTTTAATTTTGTTTTTTTTCTTACTTTTGTTAAAGAGAAAATATTTAACTTTCTTCACTACATTGTTTACCTTATTTATTCTAATTTTTGGAGGGTTAAAAATTATTTCTAAAACCTTAAATATAAATTTGACGCCACTTTTACATAGAACTGCTGTAATTACAAATCTTTCGTTGATAACAAGGGACATTTCTTGGGTTACAAGAAATAGAGAAATAGAAGTGGCATTTAGTAGAAGAACATCAATAATAGATTTTATTTTTGGTAAAGGTTTGGGTGATTATTATGTAAGTCGTGCAATGTTAGGAAGGCAAGTTTCTCTTGAAAATAATTCGGTTGACAATTGCTATGCATTTTTGCTCTGGAAGTTAGGTTATTTTGGCTTAATTTCTTATTTGATTGTTTTATTTATATTTTTTAATCGGTGTATATTTTTATTCCGGACTACTAAAAATCCGGAAGAGAAAATATATTCTTTAAG
Coding sequences within it:
- a CDS encoding Wzz/FepE/Etk N-terminal domain-containing protein; translation: MERNIGIKDYIRVLIKWRRLVVLNVLIITCFAIGISFIIPKKYTATASLLPPLPGTEMLGISRTSGIASALSGIAGISGIPGLSATTSSDLFAAILKSKATADRVIIDCNLIKVYKTNTMKATYERLTKDTEIKVTPEGIITIATTAKTPRLAKLMADSYIRNLDNLNKKLTMSIGKRNRIFLESRLQEVKRDLKMAEDSLKRFQELHKTISIKEEIEPVLEAVSEIKAKIIANEVKLGVLQKYATEDNPEVIKVKSELSELNKRLHAMEYSGDSEHFGIGFSIPFRKIPKVGLQLARLTRDVMIQEKLLAILTEQYELAKTQEAKDTPTVDVLERASIPEHKSYPKRKIIVGLAFIFSLAVGIILAFFLNWIETLEPEERAKWKEIRAMVRRK
- a CDS encoding SLBB domain-containing protein, with protein sequence MSVLLSILITVTPIPEDYKLQIRDEITLTVSGNINFAYSDSVSPQGTIFIRSGGLTSEGVSPLSNAVTLSSSVILGTVKVLDLTLEEASKLVEDEFNRYFKNIRISIAIKGFHDVICVNGAVEKPGAYPFFPGRTAKEYIGLAGGFTERADAKRSYVIKKGGNKIHIDKTEIDRGDIIVVKRVFLKWWEDYVTIASALTTVTIAWFTLSR
- a CDS encoding nucleotide sugar dehydrogenase codes for the protein MLEQKIIEKKAKIGVVGLGYVGLPLALHFTKKGFKVLGFDIKKMRVNLVNEGKSYIEDAPEAELKKEVASGRLSATGDYDRIRECDAIQICVPTPMNPNKEPDISYIVATSKEIQKRLHKNQLIILKSTSFPETTDKVVLPILEKSGLKVGEDFYLAFSPERIDPGNKKFTIGNTPTVVGGVTRECTKLAVLLYKSVLDNVIPVSSTRVAEMTKLLENTFRNVNIALVNELAQLCERMGIDIWEVIDAASTKPFGFMPFYPGPGVGGHCIPIDPYYLSWKAREYDFHTSFIELSAKVNEDMPYYVVNKVIEALSQKGICPAKAKVLVLGVAFKRNVADLRDSPALKIMEILKNKVSKLSYNDPYIKTISINNHKYTSILLTNDILKATDCALIATDHSVYDYKSIVKNSKLVVDTRNATKGLKGGNIIKLGC
- a CDS encoding dTDP-4-dehydrorhamnose 3,5-epimerase family protein, coding for MIEGVKTKKLRVIPDERGRLMEILRADDELYQHFGQVYITTAYPGVVKAWHYHKKQFDNMSCVSGMVKIVLYDARKDSKTYGEVNEFFIGEYNPILIHIPPYVYHGFKCISEKEAIVENIPTELYNYEDPDEFRVDPYNNDIPYDWKRRER
- a CDS encoding dTDP-glucose 4,6-dehydratase, which produces MNLLVTGGAGFIGSHFVKLVLKEHQDIKVTVLDALTYCGNLDNFAPDVWDNKNFSFCHGSILDKNLVFDLMKNQDKVVHFAAWTHIDRSIDVADPFIDTDFKGTQVLLEAIRRYPVKRFIHVSTSEVYGTAIYTPVDENHPIAPQSPYAAAKAGADRLVYSYFQTYKLPVVILRPFNIYGPNQYPEKLIPYFITRVMEDKSLPIYGDGRNTRDWTHVFDCVKAVWKTLQTPGIEGEVINIGSETEVDVITISQTILNTLNRPKALIELIGDRPGHVKRLIACSKKANDILGWYPEIQFKNGLKQTIEWYVDNRKWWEKIKKKPQFKEFEKLWYSKLRRKK